Proteins encoded within one genomic window of Macrobrachium nipponense isolate FS-2020 chromosome 8, ASM1510439v2, whole genome shotgun sequence:
- the LOC135223160 gene encoding collagen alpha-2(I) chain-like → MIQRRIVECQKKAQRIERSPRRIERIQWHILILRLTTGFLFARTAGQARRASPVRAGGRARRSAEPAWYGQAGGPEGLPKQARYCGQAGGPKGWRAERSAKPAWYCGQAGAVGRRSAEAGGTAGRRAGRKVCQAGLVLRAGGRAGRSAEAGPVLRQARAVRSAKPAWYCGLADRRAGRNVCRGRPGTAGRRAGHKVCQAGLSAGWRAGGPESGQISPVLRAGGRFRKWSARPAVCGQANLPERSPKEGLVLRAGKQRAGRRSPSRPGTAGRLGGRVRKVCPKQARLLQAGGRAGRKGLPSQPGTAWQAGGPEGLPKQAPLLRQGGRGWAERSAKPPGGRAERSAKPAGTAGEEAGGCRNGLQKQGPGTTRAGLRAGPDVCQAGPGTAAAGRAEGLPNLRPGNYRAGGRAERFCQAGLVLAGRRGGNRNGLPKAPARYFGQAGGPGPKGICQAGRPGGTAGALAAGGTGRYAESGLVLRVQRAGFRKVCQAGLVLRLAGGRAGRSAEAGPDGNCGQAGGGWGGAKV, encoded by the exons aTGATTCAGAGAAGAATAGTGGAGTGCCAAAAGAAGGcgcagaggattgagagaagccccaggagaattgaaaggattcagtggcatattctgattCTAAGACTAACCACAGGGTTTCTGTTTGCAAGGACGGCGGGCCAGGCCCGCCGAGCCAGCCCGgtacgggcaggcgggcgggccaggaggtcTGCCGAGCCAGCCTGgtacgggcaggcgggcgggccggaaggtctgccgaagcaggcccggtactgcgggcaggcgggcgggccgaaag gctggcgggccgaaaggtctgccaagccggcctggtactgcgggcaggcgggtgCCGTGGGCCggaggtctgccgaagcaggcggtactgcgggcaggcgggcgggccgaaaggtctgccaagccggcctggtactgcgggcaggcgggcgggccggaaggtctgccgaagcaggcccggtactgcggcAGGCGCGGGCCgtaaggtctgccaagccggcctggtactgcggacTAGCggacaggcgggcgggccggaatgTCTGCCGAggcaggcccggtactgcgggcaggcgggcgggccataaggtctgccaagccggcctgtCTGCTGGCTggcgggcgggcgggccggaatCAGGCCAAATCagcccggtactgcgggcaggcgggcgttTCCGGAAATGGTCTGCAAGGCCGGCTGTATGCGGGCAGGCGAATCTGCCGGAAAGGTCGCCGAAAgaaggcctggtactgcgggcaggcaaGCAGCGGGCGGGCCGAAGGTCtccaagccggcctggtactgcgggcaggctgGGGGGGCGGGTCCGGAAGGTCTGCCCGAAGCAGGCCCGGTTACTGCaggcgggcgggcgggcgggccgaaaaggtctgccaagccagcCTGGTACTGCgtggcaggcgggcgggccggaaggtctgccaaagcaggccCCGTTACTGCGGCAGGGCGGGCGGGGttgggccgaaaggtctgccaagccgccTG gcgggcgggccgaaaggtctgccaagccggctgGTACTGCGGGGGAGGAGGCGGGCGGGTGCCGGAATGGTCTGCAGAAGCAAGGACCTGGTACTACGCGGGCAGGTTTGCGGGCGGGCCCAGATGTCTGCCAAGCCGGCCCTGGTACTGCGGCAGCGGGGCGGGCCGAAGGTCTGCCGAATCTTAGGCCCGGTAACTaccgggcaggcgggcgggccgaaaggttctgccaagccggcctggtactaGCGGGCAGGCGGGGCGGGAACCGGAATGGTCTGCCGAAAGCACCGGCCCGGTACttcgggcaggcgggcgggcccggGCCGAAAGGGATCTGCCAAGCCGGCCGGCCTGGCGGTACTGCAGGGGCATTGGCGGCGGGCGGGACCGGAAGGTATGCCGAATCAGGCCTGGTACTTCGGGTTCAGCGGGCCGGGttccgaaaggtctgccaagccggcctggtactgcggctggcgggcgggcgggccggaaggtctgccgaagcaggtcCGGATGGtaactgcgggcaggcgggcgggggtTGGGGCGGGGCGAAGGTCTGA